In a single window of the Pseudochaenichthys georgianus chromosome 16, fPseGeo1.2, whole genome shotgun sequence genome:
- the sec61b gene encoding protein transport protein Sec61 subunit beta: MPGPAASATNVGASSRSPSKTVAPRAAGSTVRQRKATSSGTRSGGRTTGSAGTGGMWRFYTEDSPGLKVGPVPVLVMSLLFIASVFMLHIWGKYTRS; the protein is encoded by the exons atg CCTGGACCAGCAGCAAGTGCAACCAATGTTGGGGCCTCGAGCCGCTCCCCCAGTAAGACTGTGGCCCCTCGCGCAGCAGGATCCACAGTCAGGCAAAG GAAAGCCACCAGCAGTGGCACACGCAGCGGTGGCAGGACCACAGGATCGGCGGGCACCGGTGGCATGTGGCGCTTCTACACAGAAGACTCGCCAGGCCTCAAAGT CGGCCCGGTGCCCGTGCTGGTGATGAGTCTGCTCTTCATCGCCTCCGTCTTCATGCTGCACATCTGGGGAAAGTACACCCGCTCTTAA